The Halictus rubicundus isolate RS-2024b chromosome 3, iyHalRubi1_principal, whole genome shotgun sequence genome includes a region encoding these proteins:
- the LOC143352340 gene encoding putative SERF-like protein: MTRGNQRELARAKNMKKTVKKSAAEQDSNKGLSLEQRKARDAERMREKQLKKQQDQEKPKQAVR, from the exons GTGGAAACCAGCGCGAATTAGCACGTgccaaaaatatgaaaaaaactGTTAAGAAATCAGCTGCTGAACAAGATAGCAATAAAGGTCTCTCATTAGAACAGCGTAAAGCAAG aGATGCAGAGCGAATGAGAGAAAAACAACTTAAGAAACAGCAAGATCAAGAAAAACCAAAACAAGCTGTAAGATAG